A stretch of DNA from Rheinheimera sp. MMS21-TC3:
CGGTTAACACTTTGCCCGCGCCAAACTCTAAAATTTGGCTAACCCCTTGGCTAGCTAAAAACTCTATCGTTTCAGTCCAACGTACTGGACTATAAAGTTGGCGCACTAAAGCATCTTTAATCTCAGCACCCGAAGTTGCAGCAGCAACATCAACGTTATTAATTACCGGTACACTTGGTAAATTAAAAGATAACTGATTTAAATCGAGCAATAACTGCTCAGCGGCTGGACGCATTAATGCACAATGTGAAGGCACGCTAACAGGTAAAGGTAAGGCGCGCTTTGCACCGGCTGCTTTACATAGCTCACCCGCACGTTCAACTGCCGCTTTATGTCCTGCTATAACAACTTGACCTGGTGAATTATAGTTAACAGCAGATACTACCTCACCTTGTGCTGCATCAGCACAAGCTTTAATAATAGCGGCATCATCTAAACCAATAATAGCCGACATAGCACCTACGCCAGCTGGAACCGCTTGTTGCATATAGTTACCGCGTTTTTCAACTAAAGTTACCGCTGCAGCTAAAGTTAAAACACCCGCACATACTAAGGCCGAATATTCGCCTAATGAATGGCCGGCAAAATAAGCAGGTGTTTGGCCATTTTGTTGCTGCCATAACCGCCAAACTGCTACTGAGGCAGTAAGTAATGCTGGCTGGGTACGTTGTGTTTCATTTAATTCAGCTTCAGGGCCATTAGCCACTAAAGCCCATAAATCATAACCAAGGGCAGCTGAAGCTTCAGCAAAGGTTTGTTTTACAATATCATGCTGCTGATACAGCTCGGCTAACATACCCACACTTTGTGAGCCTTGGCCCGGAAAAACAATTGCAAGTTTAGTTGTCATTTTATGTCCTGCAAAATAAAAAATTAATAACGAATTAATGCAGATGCCCAAGCAAAACCACCGCCAAAAGCTTCAAGCAATAGCGTTTGACCACGCTGAATGCGGCCATCTCTTATAGCTTCATCTAAGGCTGTGGGCACTGTTGCAGCAGAAGTATTACCATATTTATCAAGGTTAATAACCACTTGTTCCATTGGTAAGTTTAACTTTCGTGCCACAGCAGCAATAATACGTAGATTAGCTTGATGTGGTACTAACCAATCTATTTCTGATTTATCTAAATTATTAGCCGCTAATGTCTGCTCTACCACTTCAGAGAGTTTAGTTACTGCAACTTTAAATACTTCGTTACCTTTCATAGCGCCCCATGAACTATGAACAGAGGTTTCAATACCACGGGTTGGATTATCAACATACAGTAGTTCTGAATATTTACCATCGGCAAAAATATGGGTTGATAAAATACCCGGCTGTTCTGAAGCTTCTAAAATTACAGCACCTGCAGCATCACCAAACAAAATAACCATGCTGCGATCTTCTGGGCTAATTAAACGTGATAAGCAATCAGAACCCACCACCATAATCCGCTTAGCCATACCTGTTTTTATATATTGATCGGCTATGCTTAATGCATAACAAAAGCCAGCACAAGCAGCAGCAACATCAAAAGCTGGCATAGGCGGCAAACCTAATTCACGTTGTATCTCACAAGCGGAACTAGGTAAAGATCTAGCACCACTAGTAGTGGCACAGATCAGCATATCAACACTGTCTTTATCTATATTGGCTGCTTCTAACGCTTTTAAACCCGCCTGAGCACCCATAGTAGCGACTGTTTCGTTATCGCCAATAATACGACGTTCTTTAATACCCGTACGTTCCATAATCCATTCGTCGGTGGTCTCTACCATCGTTTCTAGATCAGTATTAGAACGAATTTTCGACGGGAAATAGCTCCCGGTACCTATAATGCGTGAATACATAAGAACCTACGCTTTATCTATTAATACGTGTTCCAACCGATGCTTAATTTTAGCAGGCACTTGGCGTTCAACCTCGAGCACTGCTTGTCGGATGGCACTAAGAAATGCTTCTTTAGTTGCATTTCCATGACTTTTCACCACAATTCCGCGCAATCCTATCAGACTTGCACCATTGTAGTGGTCGGGGTTCACTGCTTGCGAGAGTTTTTTAATGAAAGGTTTAATTAGCCAACCCAATAATTGAGCGCTTAATTGATCTTTTATACTCGTTTCAAAACGGCGTAAAATAAGCTTAGCTACGCCCTCACAAGTTTTCAATGCAACATTACCAACAAAACCATCACAGACAATTACATCAGCTTTGCGCGAAAAAATGTCATTACCTTCAATATAGCCAACATAATTAATATCATTACATTGGGCTAAAAGCATAGAAGCGCGTTTAATTTGATCTGAGCCTTTTATTTCTTCTTCACCCATATTTAATAATGCAATCCGCGGCTTAGTAATGCCAATGACTTCTTCGGCCATTACTGAACCCATAACTGCAAATTGAAATAGGGTATCGGCATCACAGTTGACCGTTGCGCCTAAGTCCAACATATAGACCGGCTCGCCTTCTATAGAGGGGATAGTGCTAATTAAAGCTGGTCGTTCAATGCCGCCAAGCATTTTAAGTACATAATGAGCAATAGCGATAAGAGCGCCAGTATTACCCGCACTTACACAAGCTTGCACCTCTCCACTATCAACTAAATCGATGGCTGTGCGCATAGATGAGTCGCGCTTATTACGCAACGCTATGGCAGGCTTATCAGCCATGGTAATGGTTTGGCTACAGTGTTTGAGTGTAAACTGGGGGTGTGCAGAAACGCCGTGCAATTTTAATTGCTCGGTTAAAATGGTTTCATCACCACATAAGATCAGGTGTAATTCTGGATATTCCTCTATCGCAGCTATGGCAGCAGGGATAGTAGATCGGGGGCCATGGTCGCCCCCCATCATATCTAAAGCAAGAGTTAGCTTTAGCGGTTGCACTAGGTGCATCCAAACTTACTTAACTTTACGGCCTTTGTAATAACCATCGGCAGTAATATGGTGACGACGGTGCGTTTCACCAGTAGTAGAATCAACTGACAATGTTGGGCCAGTTAACGCATCATGTGAGCGACGCATATCGCGACGTGCGCGTGATTTTTTATTTTGCTGAACAGCCATGGTTTTTCTCCTAAACTCACTTTTTCTTTAATTCTTGCAGTATAGCGAATGGATTGGGTTTTTCAGCTTCTTGCCCTAGGTCTCCAAAGCTCATATCCGCACTTTTTATTGCACAAAGTGCTTCATCATGCGTTGGGAACAAAGGTAGAGTCAAAATTAACTCATCTTCCACTAACTGCCGTAAATTTATTTCGCCGTGGTCGTCTTTCTCGATCACGTCATAGCACTCTGGGATATTTTCCAAATCTGCTTCGTCATCCGATTTAATCGGTGTGTATGCAAAATTGCAGTCTAACGAAACAGCCATGGGTTGACCACAGCGCTCGCAGCTTACACTCACTTCACAAGAAGCACTACCCTGTAAAACAGTTAGGCCTTGTTGGTCAGTACCGCATTCAATTCGTACCGCTACATGCTCTTGCGATGTTAGCAAGCTCTCATTTAATCGAGTTAATGTTTCTGAAGCATAATAGCCTTCATACTCTGAGCGTTTTTGCGCTGCTTTAACCAGATTTAAGGTAACGGGCATTTTTACTTTTTGCATAAGGCGCGCATCATATAGAAGCCCCCCTTTACTGTCAAAGGGTTCAGGCAGATTTTTACGTTTTTTCTCGCTGTCAATGACCTTTACCGTTATAGTAAGCATCAAAAAACAGTGAGAACCTAATTATCAATGACCCAAACCACTATACCCAAACTTTGGCTAGCATCAACCTCAGAGTATCGTAAAGCTATTTTGAGTAAGCTAACAAAGAACTTTAGCTGCCAAAATCCTAATATAGATGAAACAGTGCATCGGCATGAATTAGCATCAACACTAGTCAGTCGACTTGCTTTGGCCAAAGCCCAAGCGGTTGCCGCAACCTTATCAGAAGGCCTAGTCATTGGTTCTGATCAAGTTGCCTTGTTTCAGGGCGCTATTATCGGCAAACCACACAGCTTTGACAAGGCAATTGCACAACTTCAGCGTTTTAGTGGCCATAAAGTACAGTTTTTAACCGGGCTAGCCGTTATTAATGTTGCCGATAACAGTATACAGCAACATATTGAATACTTTGACGTCTGGTTTAGAACTTTAACTGATAGCGAAATTATTCGTTATGTTGAAAAAGAACAACCTCTAGATTGCGCCGGCAGCTTTAAAGTTGAAGGCTTAGGTATCGCCTTATTCGACAAATTAAGTGGTGATGATCCTAATAGCTTAATTGGCTTACCCCTTTTAAAATTAAACCATATGCTAATTAATGCCGGTTATAACGCTCTAATAGCTGACTAGCTAAAATAAGCATTTTACAACACCTTAAGCAATTCAGGTATCGAATCTATTATGGCTTTAGGTGCATACTGGCTTAATATATCTCGGCCATGCACACCATGGGTAATACCAATCCGCGGCATGGCAATAGTTTGCGCCATTTTCATATCATGACTAGTATCACCCACCATCACAGCTTGGGCGGCTGGAATATCAAGTTGCTGCAGAATTTGTTCAAGCATATCGGGATGGGGTTTAGATTGCGCCTCATCAGCACAACGACTAGTATCAAAATAGGCTGCCAAGCCGGTTTCAGCAAACATTCTTTGCAAGCCTTTACGGGCTTTACCTGTGGCGACAGCAAGTTTTACGTTCTTATCTTTAAGCTGCTGCAACACTTGTTCAACGCCATTAAATAAAGGCGTTGGCGTAGTGTCATATTCTAAATATTGTTGACGATAATGGTTAAATAATTGCTGCCGCTGCGTTTGGCTTAATCCAGGAAATAAAATATCAAAAGCCGGATCTAAGCTAATACCAATAATTTGCTTAACAGCGAAATCTGAGGGTACAGGCAACTTTGCTAAACGAGCTGCAGCTTGCATAGACGAAACAATACGACCAATAGAGTCCATAACTGTACCGTCCCAGTCAAAAATAACTAAAGAGACGTCTGCTTGTTGCATAATAACCTTTGTCATTTTATTTTTTGGTTAACCTCTCAAGCACTTGCTCTAACGCTGGTTCTAATGGCGCTTCAACCCTTAAGATCGTTTGCGTATTAGGGTGGATAAAACTTAAAATTTTAGCATGTAAGAATAAACGCTTAAGGCCAATTTTTTGCATTTGATTGCTAAAGTCGTTATCGCCATATTTATCATCACAAGCAATAGGATGGCCGCTAGAGGCCGTATGCACGCGTATTTGATGAGTGCGGCCTGTTACCGGAAAGGCTTCAACTAAAGTGCCCTCTTGGAAACGTTGTAAAATGCGAAACCGTGTTTCAGAGGCTTTACCATTAACTTCATCAACACGCACCACCCGCTCGCCAGATTGCAACGTGTTTTTATTTAAAGCATCGGTAACTTTACGTACTTTACTGTCCCAGTCTCCTGCGACTAAAGCAACATACTTCTTCTCTACTGTTTTATCGCGTAACTGAGCATGTAAATGGGTTAATACTGAGCGCTTTTTAGCAATAAGTAAGCAACCAGAGGTATCACGATCTAACCTATGCACTAATTCTAAATGCTTTGCTAAAGGCCGCAAGGCTCTTAAGGCTTCTATCACGCCAAACTTTAAACCACTGCCGCCATGTACCGCCATGCCTGAAGGTTTGTTTAAAACAATTAAATCGTTATCTTCAAATAAAATATGTTGTTCTAAGTTTTTCACTAAAGATAATTTTACTGAAATAGGTTCACTTTCAGCAGCGATGGTTAAAGGTGGGATTCGAACAGAATCCGCCTGTTGTAATTTATACTCAGGTTTAACCCGTTTTTTGTTAACCCGTACCTCTCCTTTGCGTAAAATACGGTAAATAACACTTTTAGGCACACTTTTTAGCCGTGCAATTAAAAAATTGTCTATTCGTTGGCCAATAAAATCGTCTTCAATTTCAACAATTTGTATAGGTAGTTTGATTTCATCAGTCATGGGATTTGAATACTCTACTAATATTACATTTAAGTTGCTATCGGTGGCTAATTAGTGGGATAATCTTAACGCTAATTACGCCAAAATTGGCAATTAGGGCGCTCAAAGTAACATAAGAGAACTTGTGCGGCACCGTTAGGGGATGTGATCATACCGAAATCGTTGCGAAAACCAACGTTTTTTATACCCCAAGCGTAAACCAAACGCCATTTGCCTGAGATAATGTTGCGTAATCTATTATCAAAAGCGGCAAAACATGGGTTCCAGTTAACCAGAGCATATAAAAAGATTTGCTATAACGCAGCGCTAAAAGCGATGTGTATCAGATATAAAAACGAAAACAGCATTAACTGTAAAAGTTACAGTGACAATTTGATTTCCACAGACATTCCAGTCGTGAGACTGCATTAATTAGTGTTTGCAAAACATCTGAACACGCAGTGCCCTTTGGGTTGCGTTGTGGCTGTAAAGATACGAGTCAGCTACGATGAAAAGAATGTTAATAAACGCTACGCAGGAAGAAGAAATCCGCGTGGCTCTGGTTGATGGCCAGAAGCTATATGATTTAGATATTGAAAGTCCAGGTCACGAACAAAAAAAATCAAATATTTATAAAGGCAAAATCACCCGGGTAGAACCCAGCTTAGAAGCCGCTTTTGTTGAATATGGTTCAGATCGCCATGGTTTTTTACCTTTAAAAGAAATTTCTCGCGAATATTTCCCTGCCAACTATAGCTTTGATGGTAGACCTAACATTAAAGAAGTGGTCAAAGAAGGCCAAGAAGTTATTATTCAAATTGATAAAGAAGAACGCGGCCAAAAAGGTGCAGCCTTAACGACTTTTATTAGTTTAGCCGGTTCTTATTTGGTATTAATGCCTAATAATCCACGTGCAGGTGGTATTTCTCGTCGCATTGAAGGTGATGAGCGCCAAGAGCTAAAAGATTCGTTAAATCAATTAGAAATGCCAGATGGCATGGGGTTAATTGTTCGTACTGCAGGTGTTGGCAAGTCATTTGAAGAATTAGAGTATGATTTAAATGCCCTAATTAAACACTGGACTGCCATTACCGAAGAAGCTCAAAAACGCCCTTCTCCTTTTTTAATTCACCAAGAAAGTAACGTGGTATTTAGAGCCATTCGCGATTATTTACGCCGTGATGTAGGTGAAATTTTAATTGATAATCCGGTTATATTTGAAGAAGCCAAAATTTATATTCAGCAGTTCCGCCCTGACTTTGCCCATCGCGTAAAGTTATATCAAGGCGATGTGCCCTTATTTATGCACTTTCAAATTGAGACCCAAATAGAATCAGCATTTCGCCGAGAAGTGCGCCTCCCTTCTGGTGGCTCTATCGTTATTGATAGCACAGAAGCGTTAACAGCTATAGATATTAACTCATCAAAAGCCACTAAAGGCTGTGATATAGAAGAAACCGCTTTTAATACTAATTTAGAAGCAGCTGATGAGATTTCACGCCAACTTAGGTTACGCGACTTAGGTGGCTTAATTGTTATCGATTTTATTGATATGACACCGGTTAAGCATCAACGTGAAGTTGAAAACCGCTTAAAAGATGCGGTAAAACAAGATCGCGCTAGAGTACAAATTGGCCGTATTTCCCGTTTTGGTTTATTAGAAATGTCACGGCAACGCTTACGTCCCTCTTTAGGTGACTCAGCAACTCATGTTTGCCCTCGTTGCCATGGCCGAGGCACTATTCGTAGTACAGAATCTTCAGCTTTGTCAATTTTACGTTTAATTGAAGAAGAATCAATTAAAGATAATACAAGCCAGATCCATGCTCAAGTTCCGGTTGCGGTTGCCACTTATTTAATGAACGAAAAACGTGAAGCGGTTAGGCGCATTGAAAAGCGGCAAGGAATTCGTATCTTTGTTATTCCGAACGAGCATTTAGAAACGCCAAACCATGAAGTGCTGCGAATTCGAATTGATGAAGAAATCGAAGATGTAAGTTACAACATGGTTAAAGCTCCTGATTCAACCACTAACCTATATCAACCTGCATCAGATGCCGTAAAAGAAAAGCCCGCTATTTCAGCCATTAATATAGCTAATAGCACGCCACCTCCGCCGGCAAAACAACCTGTATCAACAGAGAATACACAACCTAGCCTATGGCAGAAAATTGCTAATTGGTTTAATAAACTCGTTTCTAGCGATACAGCAAAACAAGAGCCAGCTACAGAAACTAAACCCGCTAATAATCGTCAACAAGCGAATAAAGGCCGGCCATCTAATCGTGATAATCAACGAGATAAACCGCGGGAAAACGTACGGGAGAATAACCGTCGTCGTAACAATAAATCGCGTAATCGCAATGAAAGTGAGGAAGTTACAGCTACAGCGGTAAAAGATACAGCACCAACACAGCGTCCGGAGCGACAAACTCGCAGTCAGCAAGACTCGCGTCCAGCACGTAATAATGTTGAAACTAAAGCGCCTAACCCAGCTCCTGTTACTAAACCTGCAGTCACTGAAACAGCAGCTGCACCACAAAAAGTAGCAGAGCGCCGTCAACGTCGTAATGCGCGTAAACCGGTACGTTTAGAACAGGCCGAAAAGTCTGTTGTAACACCAGCCATAGTTGCTTCTACTGAGACAGCTGCTAATACAGCGCCTTTAAATGAAGAGCTCACTCAAGCCAACACTAAAGTAGAGCAAGCTGTTGACAACAAAACTACAGTTGATGTTAGTACAGAGCCTACTTCTGTAGATACAACAGTAAACACTGCTGCAGTTGAAGCAGTTAATATAGAAGCTGAATCTACCGAGGCTACAACAGAACCTCGTGGCCGTAATCGCCGTTCTCCACGTCATTTACGTGCTGCTGGTCAAAAGCGTAAAAAAGAGCAAGAGCAAAATGAAACTACCACTAATGCTAATAATGCTACTGATCAAGCTTCAGAGCCTGCAGTTGAGCCAAGCCTAGATAAAGCGGTTACTACTAAAGAAACTCCAGCAGAAACTAATCCAGTATTAATTGATCCTATTAATACTGAAAGCGTAGCAGCTGAAAACCCAGCAACCAATAACGTAGAAACCGAAAGCTTGGCAACTGAAAGCGCAGAAATTGAAAGCAGCGATAAAGTGACTAAGCCTCGTGGACGTCGTAAAGCACCGGCTAAACAAGATCCTGAAGCTAGTATTGAGCCTGTTGTCACTGCGGTAAGTCCAGAAGCTTTAACTGAAAGCAGTGAAAATATAACTGCTGAAGTCAAAGCTGAATTAGCACCGGCGGTTAATACTAAAACAGCTGAGCCTGCTAAGTCAGAGCCTACAGTTACAACTCCTGCTGTAACCGCTAAAACAGAAGCGGCTACAGCATCAGATGAAGCCGTTAAAGCTGATAGTAATATGACTGAAGCAACAGCTAAACCTGCAGCAAAAGCCGCTACAAGTCGCTATGCGCAAATGGTAGTAGCTACCATGACTAAAGCTGTTGCTGAAGAGTCAGAACCTACGCCAGAAAAGCTAGCTCCAGAAGCTAAACCGGCTGTAGAGCGCCCTGTTGTTGCTAGTTCGCAACGACAAGCAGGCTCAGCTTTTGCCCGTCAAGTAGTAACAGCGCCGATGACAAAAGCATCGACTAAAGATGACGAAGCAAACTAAGCTAATGTAATTGCTCTATTAGTCTAAACCTTAAATTAAAAAGCCAGTTGAAATAACTGGCTTTTTTTATGGCTTGACCAATGTCAAGTAAAGTCATAACGTTAATAACTTCAGTATCATTAGCGGCATCTAACTAAGTTAGCTAAACTGAGATCGCATCTATTATTGCTTCATAGCATAGTTAACTAGATCCCAGAATAATATTAAAAATTTACAGGGGAAGTTATGTCCGATCCAACTCTTTATCCCGTTCCTGCTGCTGCAGCTAAACGCTCACTCTTAACTAACCAACAATATGAGCAAATGTATCAACAATCTATTACAGCACCAGAGCAATTCTGGGCTGAGCATGGTAAGCGAATAGATTGGTTTAAACCTTATACCCAAGTGAAAAACACTTGCTATGAACCGGGTAAGGTTAATATTGAATGGTTTAAAGATGGTATATTAAATGCCAGTTATAATTGTTTAGATCGTCATTTACCACAACGCGCTAATCAAATAGCATATTTTTGGGAACCTGACTCACCAGACGCGGCTAAGTCAATTACCTATGCCGAATTACACCAACAAGTGTGTCAATTAGCCAACGCTATGAAACAACTAGGCGTAACTAAAGGTGACCGGATAACTATTTACTTACCTATGATTATTGAAGCTGTTGTAGCCCTATTAGCTTGTGCCCGTCTTGGTGCCGTTCATTCAGTTGTATTTGCTGGTTTTTCACCCGATGCTTTAGGTAGTCGTATTTTTGACTGTGATTCCAAGCTAGTTATAACGGCTGATCAAGCGTTACGCGGCAGCCGCGTAACCCATTTAAAACAAAATGTTGATGTTGCTATTGATCATTTGGCTGAAAAATCACCGGTTAAAAACATTATTGTGGTTAAACATGTAGGGCAAGATCTTGCTATGCAAGCCAATCGCGATCTTTGGTACCACGAGCTTATTGCTAAGCAAAGCACAGACTGCCCTGCAGAGCCCATGCAGGCAGAAGATCCACTATTTATTTTATATACCTCGGGTTCTACTGGCACGCCTAAAGGAGTAGTACATACCACAGGTGGCTATATGGTGTATGCAGCAATGACTCATGAATATGTTTTTGATTACCATGATCAAGATGTTTATTGGTGTGCTGCTGATGTTGGCTGGGTAACCGGTCATACTTATATTATTTATGGTCCTTTAGCTAATGGTGCAACCAGCGTATTATTTGAAGGCGTGCCAAATTACCCTAGCGTAAAACGCATGGCACAAATTGTTGATAAATATAAGGTGAATATTCTCTACACGGCACCTACTGCCATCAGAGCTTTAATGGCACATGGCTCAGCACCTACTGACAGCGCAGACTTAAGTTCATTACGTACCTTGGGCAGTGTGGGTGAGCCTATCAACCCAGAAGCATGGACTTGGTATCATCACAACTTTGGTAAAGATACTTGCCCTATAGTTGATACTTGGTGGCAAACTGAAACCGGTGGCATTCTTATTTCTCCTCTGCCAGGTTGTACTGAGCTAAAACCTGGCTCTGCAACACGCCCTTTCTTTGGTATTGTTCCAGCAATAGTGGATAACGAAGGCAATGAATTAACGGGTGTCGCTGAAGGTAATTTGATTATCAAAACCAGTTGGCCTGGCCAAATGCGTACCGTATATGGTGACCATGCGCGGTTTGAGCAAACCTATTTTGGCACTTATCCTGGAGCCTATTTTACAGGAGATGGGGCTAAACGTGATAAGGATGGATATTATTGGATAACAGGCCGAGTTGATGATGTGCTTAATATATCAGGACACCGCTTAGGTACGGCAGAAATAGAAAGTTGTTTAGTTGCACACCCTGCAGTTGCCGAAGCCGCTGTTGTAGGTTATTACCATGATATTAAAGGGCAAGGAATCTATGTTTATGTCACACCTAGACTAGGTGTGACACCAAGTGATGACTTAACTACAGAGTTACGTAACTTGGTAAGAACAGAAATATCAGCTATTGCCACACCTGATTTAATTCAATGGGCGCCAACTGGTTTACCCAAAACGCGCTCGGGAAAAATTATGCGCCGCATACTACGCAAAATTTCCGCTAACGAGCATGACCAATTGGGCGATATTTCAACTCTAGCCGATCCTTCTGTTGTTGAGCAGTTAATTAACAACAGATTAAACCGAAAATAAACCCTACCAACTTTAAGCTTAACTTAGCTCGATAATGACAGCAGTAACCTTAGCAAAACCCAAGGTTACTGCTGTTAATAATCACAAGCTGTAAATTGCTGTAAAGTACTAAAAGCAATTTGGCCTAATTGAGTTTGCAACGACTTAGATAAATCAATTTCCGGGATATAAGCTAACTTGTCTGCATCTTTACCACTAATTATTTGATAAAAAGCTAAAGCAGTTAAGACAGTGCCAGCAAGCGACGCATGATTACCATCAGTATAAAAACTAATATCTGGCATAGCTGGTATGGCATGATCCCATATCGGCCCTATAGGAGCCACGCAAGAGGCCGTAAGACTTGCAATATCACGATGCAAAAGATAAACCCGCATTCCCTCTTCAATATTCCCTTCTCGTGGATGCTCTGGAAAAAGAATAGGCGTAGCTTTATTTTCCTTACTAAGCGTTACCCAGTATTCTGCTGCTATTGTCGAATAAGTATATTTACCCGTGGTTGAGTATTTCTGTGCTTGCCAAATAATATGACTCCAATTTTTAGACTCAACCATTTTTTTTGTAACATTATCATCCATCCGTGAGTCAAGGTAGCCGACTCCTGGAGCAAGTGTGGCAACAGAAGATTTTCCCGTTCCTTTCTCTAACATTAACTTTAAAATCTTGGCTAAATTATTAGTACGAACATGGCTATTACCCACTAACAAAACTTGATAGTTTTCTAGATTGCGGTTATCAGGTATTGGTAAATCATTCATAACTGGCGGCGGTTTAATAATTGTAGTTTTATCCTCTGGTATACTCTTGCTATCACCACAAGCTGACAATAATAAAGCCAAAATCACCATAATAAAAAATATAAATCTAGACATAATTATTTCCCTATAAAATAGACTTTATTTATAACAGTAAAGCTTAGCGATACAAGTACAACACTATAAAAAAAACATTATTTAATTAATTCATTACATTTAGTTACAGCTGTAATAATAACAGGCCAGTCCAAGCTGCGCTTGCCAGTTAAGTAGTAGCAGAACCTGAGTTACATATATACAGTATTAATTATCTATAACAAAAATAGGCATAACATCTGCCATAGCTCAGTAACGGTTAAACTGTAGTTCTAGCATTATTTTACAGGCATAAAAAAAGGCGCCTAAGCGCCTTTTTTAGTGTATTAAATTTATTTAGCACGGCCGCGGTATTCGTCGGTGCGGGTGTCAATTTCAATCTTGTCACCTTCTTTTACGAATTCTGGTACCATAATTTCAAAACCAGTTTCTATTTTGGCTGGTTTCATTACTTTTCCTGAGGTATCACCACGCGCTGCTGGCTCGGTGTACGTTACTTCACGTACCACAATTGTTGGTAAATCAACAGAGATTGGCCGCTCGTTATAAAATACTACTGAACATTCCATGCCATCAACTAGGTATTTTAACGCTTCTGTCATATTTTCAGCTTCAACTTCAAACTGATTATATTCTTCGTCCATAAATACATACATAGGATCAGCAAAGTAAGAATAAGTGACTTCTTTGGTTTCTAAAAGTACTTGTTCAAACTTATCATCAGCACGGTATACGGTTTCCATACCTTGGTTTGTTAATAAGTTTTTCATTTTCATTTTAACAACGGCAGCGTTACGGCCTGATTTATTAAACTCGGCTTTTAAAATTACCATTGCATCTGCACCAACCATTATTACCTGGCCAGCACGTAGTTCTTGAGCTGTTTTCATCATGATTTTAATATCTTCTTGTTAGCGAAAATTTCGGGTTATTATAAATTTTTTTTCAACAAAGTGCACGAGGTTGTGTGCAAGATCACCGTTGAGGTTCAATTGTTGTTGCCAGTTAATATTATAACCTGCTATTTCAGGTAAAATATCAATAAAATCAAGCCATACCTTAACTAAAGGCTGTTGAGTATTCCAGGCCATATACATGTTTTGCAGTTTTTCTTTTACACTATTTGTCATATTTGAACAGTAAAGTTGTAAAAAAGACTGTAGTTTTATTAAGTGGGCATCTTCTTGCTGGCGATAAATTTGCCAAACAAAGGGCTTATTTGCCC
This window harbors:
- the rluC gene encoding 23S rRNA pseudouridine(955/2504/2580) synthase RluC; this encodes MTDEIKLPIQIVEIEDDFIGQRIDNFLIARLKSVPKSVIYRILRKGEVRVNKKRVKPEYKLQQADSVRIPPLTIAAESEPISVKLSLVKNLEQHILFEDNDLIVLNKPSGMAVHGGSGLKFGVIEALRALRPLAKHLELVHRLDRDTSGCLLIAKKRSVLTHLHAQLRDKTVEKKYVALVAGDWDSKVRKVTDALNKNTLQSGERVVRVDEVNGKASETRFRILQRFQEGTLVEAFPVTGRTHQIRVHTASSGHPIACDDKYGDNDFSNQMQKIGLKRLFLHAKILSFIHPNTQTILRVEAPLEPALEQVLERLTKK
- the rne gene encoding ribonuclease E, with translation MKRMLINATQEEEIRVALVDGQKLYDLDIESPGHEQKKSNIYKGKITRVEPSLEAAFVEYGSDRHGFLPLKEISREYFPANYSFDGRPNIKEVVKEGQEVIIQIDKEERGQKGAALTTFISLAGSYLVLMPNNPRAGGISRRIEGDERQELKDSLNQLEMPDGMGLIVRTAGVGKSFEELEYDLNALIKHWTAITEEAQKRPSPFLIHQESNVVFRAIRDYLRRDVGEILIDNPVIFEEAKIYIQQFRPDFAHRVKLYQGDVPLFMHFQIETQIESAFRREVRLPSGGSIVIDSTEALTAIDINSSKATKGCDIEETAFNTNLEAADEISRQLRLRDLGGLIVIDFIDMTPVKHQREVENRLKDAVKQDRARVQIGRISRFGLLEMSRQRLRPSLGDSATHVCPRCHGRGTIRSTESSALSILRLIEEESIKDNTSQIHAQVPVAVATYLMNEKREAVRRIEKRQGIRIFVIPNEHLETPNHEVLRIRIDEEIEDVSYNMVKAPDSTTNLYQPASDAVKEKPAISAINIANSTPPPPAKQPVSTENTQPSLWQKIANWFNKLVSSDTAKQEPATETKPANNRQQANKGRPSNRDNQRDKPRENVRENNRRRNNKSRNRNESEEVTATAVKDTAPTQRPERQTRSQQDSRPARNNVETKAPNPAPVTKPAVTETAAAPQKVAERRQRRNARKPVRLEQAEKSVVTPAIVASTETAANTAPLNEELTQANTKVEQAVDNKTTVDVSTEPTSVDTTVNTAAVEAVNIEAESTEATTEPRGRNRRSPRHLRAAGQKRKKEQEQNETTTNANNATDQASEPAVEPSLDKAVTTKETPAETNPVLIDPINTESVAAENPATNNVETESLATESAEIESSDKVTKPRGRRKAPAKQDPEASIEPVVTAVSPEALTESSENITAEVKAELAPAVNTKTAEPAKSEPTVTTPAVTAKTEAATASDEAVKADSNMTEATAKPAAKAATSRYAQMVVATMTKAVAEESEPTPEKLAPEAKPAVERPVVASSQRQAGSAFARQVVTAPMTKASTKDDEAN
- the acs gene encoding acetate--CoA ligase, producing MSDPTLYPVPAAAAKRSLLTNQQYEQMYQQSITAPEQFWAEHGKRIDWFKPYTQVKNTCYEPGKVNIEWFKDGILNASYNCLDRHLPQRANQIAYFWEPDSPDAAKSITYAELHQQVCQLANAMKQLGVTKGDRITIYLPMIIEAVVALLACARLGAVHSVVFAGFSPDALGSRIFDCDSKLVITADQALRGSRVTHLKQNVDVAIDHLAEKSPVKNIIVVKHVGQDLAMQANRDLWYHELIAKQSTDCPAEPMQAEDPLFILYTSGSTGTPKGVVHTTGGYMVYAAMTHEYVFDYHDQDVYWCAADVGWVTGHTYIIYGPLANGATSVLFEGVPNYPSVKRMAQIVDKYKVNILYTAPTAIRALMAHGSAPTDSADLSSLRTLGSVGEPINPEAWTWYHHNFGKDTCPIVDTWWQTETGGILISPLPGCTELKPGSATRPFFGIVPAIVDNEGNELTGVAEGNLIIKTSWPGQMRTVYGDHARFEQTYFGTYPGAYFTGDGAKRDKDGYYWITGRVDDVLNISGHRLGTAEIESCLVAHPAVAEAAVVGYYHDIKGQGIYVYVTPRLGVTPSDDLTTELRNLVRTEISAIATPDLIQWAPTGLPKTRSGKIMRRILRKISANEHDQLGDISTLADPSVVEQLINNRLNRK